TTGTCTAACAAACCTGCGAAAGGTCATGTAGCAAAAGCAAATGCTACTCCTAAGCGCTTCATTCGTGAATTTAACGATGTAACGCTAGGAGAATACGAAGTAGGACAAGAAATTAAAGTTGATGTATTTGAAGCGGGAGACATCGTTGATGTCACAGGGACTTCTAAAGGTAAAGGTTTCCAAGGCGTAATTAAACGTCACGGACAATCTCGTGGACCAATGTCACATGGTTCTCGTTACCACCGTCGTCCTGGTTCAATGGGTCCAGTTGCTCCTAATAGAGTATTTAAACGTAAATTATTACCAGGCCGTATGGGTGGAGATCGTATTACGATTCAAAACCTTGAAATCGTCCGTATCGACGTAGAGAAAAA
This Carnobacterium maltaromaticum DSM 20342 DNA region includes the following protein-coding sequences:
- the rplC gene encoding 50S ribosomal protein L3; protein product: MTKGILGKKVGMTQVFTENGELIPVTVIEATPNVVLQLKTMENDGYEAVQLGYQDKREVLSNKPAKGHVAKANATPKRFIREFNDVTLGEYEVGQEIKVDVFEAGDIVDVTGTSKGKGFQGVIKRHGQSRGPMSHGSRYHRRPGSMGPVAPNRVFKRKLLPGRMGGDRITIQNLEIVRIDVEKNVILIKGNVPGAKKSLIQIRTALKSAAK